The window AATTTAATGAAATAGACAGTGGACTCATACATCCAAAAGGCCAAACAATATATTAAATGTATCAAGTGTCAGGCTTAatccgaaataaaaaaaatagtactTACTATGTAGGCCTAACATCTGACAAAGAAGTAATAGTTGTGCACTTGGTTTTGATATTTTATATAGGATACGCATTACATTACATGACATGTTAGTGTCTGGATGGACATCAATATAGGTAAGCATGCATAATGCAAGGTCCTCCGTTGAAAAGTTTTAAAAACATATTAACATGCAGATACACATTAAGCAGTTTGTTGTATCACTATGCTTAGTACTAAAACTAATCATAAACAAGAGTCACTGAAACACAACGCCATATATAGTCATTAAGTTTATTTGTAATGTGCTATTAAAAGATTAGACGGAATCAAATCAAATTTTCTATTAATAACCAACTATAACAAACTGACTAAATCTAGACTAATTAAAAATAGTACTCATGTAAACAACTACTTTTAcgtggtcttttattcatcaaCTACTACGACTAGCAAAAATTAAAATAAGCAACTCAATCATCTCTAACCACAGAACCATCACCAATCAAGTGATCTATCTTTCCTTCAGGATGCTCAAAGAAATCTGCTACATCCAAGCGTGTGATGTCAATTCAATTTTCAGAGATAAAATTAGCTTCGGGatttttctctttcctttttattgatGCTTGATAAAGCTCAACCAAGTGTTTCGCCGTACGACAAGTACGGGCCCAGTGTCCCCTTCCACCACATCGATAACATTTATTTTCTGAGCCACGTGCTTCTGGACTTCATGCCTCTCAtccttctttttccccttttgaTGGTAATTTTTCTTTGAAGGGTGATTAACACCAGGAAaataatttcttccttgaccaTTATCACAACCACGACCACGACTATTATCACGACCACGACTATTATCATGACCACGACCGAGGCCACGACCTTTTCCACGTCTGGAGTAGTGGGCATAcacttcattcacttcggggagtgGTGCAGCGCCAGTAGGTCGATTCTCGTGATTTTTCTTCAGCAAATCATTATTTTGTTCAGCCACAAGAAGATAagcaatcaaatcacaatacttTGTGCAACCCTTCTCTCGATATTGCTACTGCAGGAGCACATTCGAGGCATGAAAAGTGGAGAACGTCTTTTCCAGCTTATCAGAATCACTAATCTTTTCTCCACATAGTGTCAATATAGAAGTAATTCTAAACATCTCAGAGTTATACTTCATAACTAATttgaaatcttgtagccttagatTGATCCATTCGTGTCGTGCTTTTGGGAGgaagaccatcttcaggtggtcatacctttctttcaagtttttccaTAAAACGAGTGGATCCTTAATAGTAAGATATTCAATTTTCAGGTCCTCATCAAGATGATGAGGCAAGAATATCATAGCCT is drawn from Lycium barbarum isolate Lr01 chromosome 8, ASM1917538v2, whole genome shotgun sequence and contains these coding sequences:
- the LOC132607844 gene encoding uncharacterized protein LOC132607844, producing MANLKKLEFIALGISGKNYLSWVLDAEIHLDSMGLGDTIKENNKASNQENAKAMIFLPHHLDEDLKIEYLTIKDPLVLWKNLKERITSILTLCGEKISDSDKLEKTFSTFHASNKNHENRPTGAAPLPEVNEVYAHYSRRGKGRGLGRGHDNSRGRDNSRGRGCDNGQGRNYFPGVNHPSKKNYHQKGKKKDERHEVQKHVAQKINVIDVVEGDTGPVLVVRRNTWLSFIKHQ